A single Bacillus sp. HMF5848 DNA region contains:
- a CDS encoding dihydroorotate dehydrogenase, with protein sequence MNRLNIELPGLSLKNPIMPASGCFGFGREFASLYDLTELGAIMIKATTTEPRFGNPTPRVAETTAGMLNAIGLQNPGLEAVMNVELPWLNQFDVPIIANVAGSTIEDYVIVAQNISKAPNVKALELNISCPNVKHGGIAFGTDACIAAEVTKQVKAVSSVPVYVKLSPNVSNIVEIAQAIENAGADGLTMINTLLGMRLDLSNAQPILANKTGGLSGPAIKPVAIRMVYEVSQRVSIPIIGMGGISTAEDVVEFLYAGASAVAVGTANFVDPFVCPNIISELPSLLDRLNINHLSECIGRSWRPNASTAYSRS encoded by the coding sequence ATGAATCGATTAAACATTGAGTTGCCAGGCTTATCTTTGAAAAATCCAATCATGCCTGCATCAGGTTGTTTTGGATTTGGCCGAGAATTTGCTTCATTATATGATTTGACTGAACTAGGAGCAATCATGATTAAAGCAACTACGACTGAACCTCGTTTTGGAAATCCAACGCCACGTGTGGCCGAAACGACAGCTGGCATGTTAAATGCTATTGGACTGCAAAACCCTGGTTTGGAGGCTGTGATGAATGTTGAGCTACCTTGGCTAAATCAATTTGATGTGCCCATTATAGCTAATGTTGCTGGTTCAACTATTGAGGATTACGTTATTGTTGCTCAAAATATTTCAAAAGCCCCAAATGTAAAGGCATTAGAGCTTAACATATCCTGCCCGAACGTAAAGCATGGAGGAATAGCTTTTGGAACAGATGCTTGTATAGCAGCTGAGGTAACAAAACAAGTAAAGGCCGTCTCAAGCGTACCTGTGTATGTAAAGCTATCCCCAAATGTAAGTAATATTGTGGAGATCGCGCAGGCTATCGAGAACGCTGGTGCGGATGGGCTAACTATGATTAATACATTGCTAGGCATGCGTCTAGACTTGTCTAATGCCCAACCAATTTTAGCAAATAAAACAGGTGGTTTATCTGGACCTGCCATTAAACCAGTAGCAATACGAATGGTATATGAAGTTAGTCAACGTGTTAGTATCCCAATAATCGGAATGGGTGGTATTTCAACTGCTGAAGATGTAGTTGAATTTTTGTATGCTGGAGCAAGTGCGGTGGCGGTGGGAACAGCGAACTTTGTTGACCCGTTTGTATGTCCAAACATAATAAGCGAACTTCCTAGTTTACTAGACCGGTTAAATATTAATCATCTGTCAGAATGTATAGGAAGGAGCTGGCGACCAAATGCATCGACCGCTTATAGTCGCTCTTGA
- the pyrF gene encoding orotidine-5'-phosphate decarboxylase has product MHRPLIVALDFKDRLNVAQFLAKFDKEKLFVKIGMELFYSVGPSIIEDIKKDEHKVFLDLKLHDIPNTVHHAMKVLAHYEVDIVNVHATGGRKMMEAALEGLDAGTRIGINRPMCLAVTQLTSSTEAMIRDELLISQSMDETVLHYAEQAYNSGLDGVVCSAREVPHIYRKLPTSFHTVTPGIRMQSDNTHDQNRVVTPAQARENGSTGIVVGRSITKADVPLNMYKLMKRDWEGVIYNE; this is encoded by the coding sequence ATGCATCGACCGCTTATAGTCGCTCTTGATTTTAAAGATAGATTAAATGTAGCACAATTTTTAGCGAAATTTGATAAAGAAAAGTTGTTTGTTAAGATAGGGATGGAGCTCTTTTACAGTGTCGGTCCAAGTATTATAGAAGATATTAAAAAAGATGAACATAAAGTTTTTCTCGACCTAAAGCTACATGACATACCTAACACAGTGCATCATGCTATGAAGGTGTTAGCTCATTACGAGGTGGATATCGTAAACGTCCATGCAACTGGTGGCCGTAAAATGATGGAGGCTGCTCTTGAAGGATTAGATGCTGGAACCAGGATAGGAATAAACAGACCAATGTGCTTGGCTGTCACTCAGCTAACCAGTTCAACGGAAGCTATGATTCGTGATGAATTATTAATCTCTCAATCTATGGATGAAACTGTACTACATTATGCTGAACAAGCTTATAATAGTGGCCTTGATGGGGTTGTATGTTCGGCTCGTGAAGTGCCTCATATATATAGGAAACTACCGACTAGCTTCCATACAGTAACGCCGGGCATTCGTATGCAATCGGATAATACGCATGACCAAAATCGAGTAGTCACTCCCGCACAGGCTCGGGAGAATGGTTCAACTGGTATTGTGGTGGGGAGAAGTATTACAAAAGCAGATGTCCCGTTAAATATGTACAAACTGATGAAACGAGATTGGGAAGGAGTCATATACAATGAATAG
- the pyrE gene encoding orotate phosphoribosyltransferase: protein MNRLIAEQLLQIGAVTLSPKNPYIWSSGIKSPIYCDNRLTMSYPEVRNLIANALTTLIKEKFSNTSVIAGTATAGIPHAAWVSDRMELPMVYVRSKAKGHGKTNQIEGKINKGDKVVVIEDLISTGGSSLTAVEALRNEDCDVLAVISIFTYGLNKAVNAFNEANIPFYSLCDYDTLLEVAKNQGILTSEQLEKLVQWRTNPQDEKWLK from the coding sequence ATGAATAGACTTATCGCAGAACAGCTTTTACAAATTGGTGCTGTAACACTTTCACCGAAAAATCCTTATATATGGTCATCTGGTATAAAGTCACCAATTTACTGTGACAATCGATTGACGATGTCATATCCTGAAGTGCGGAATTTGATTGCAAATGCACTCACTACATTGATAAAAGAAAAGTTTTCCAACACTTCAGTTATTGCAGGTACAGCAACTGCTGGTATCCCTCATGCTGCTTGGGTTAGTGATCGTATGGAACTACCTATGGTATATGTACGTAGTAAAGCGAAGGGTCATGGTAAAACGAATCAAATAGAAGGCAAAATAAATAAAGGTGATAAGGTTGTTGTTATTGAAGATTTAATTTCTACAGGTGGTAGCTCCTTAACAGCTGTGGAAGCGTTACGAAATGAAGATTGTGATGTATTAGCGGTTATTTCTATATTTACATATGGCCTGAATAAGGCAGTAAATGCCTTTAATGAAGCTAACATTCCATTTTACTCATTATGTGATTATGATACTTTACTTGAGGTCGCAAAGAATCAAGGGATTTTGACTTCGGAACAGCTTGAGAAACTTGTCCAATGGCGCACAAATCCACAAGATGAAAAGTGGTTGAAATAA